Proteins co-encoded in one endosymbiont 'TC1' of Trimyema compressum genomic window:
- the rplS gene encoding 50S ribosomal protein L19: MNVIDSINAKYLKTDAPDFGPGDTVKVHAKVVEGEKERIQIFEGTVLKRGGAGINEMFTVRRISYGVAVERVFPVHSPRIDKVDVVRRGRVRRARLNYLKDRVGKAARIKDKK, translated from the coding sequence ATGAATGTCATTGATTCAATTAATGCAAAATATTTAAAAACTGATGCGCCTGATTTTGGCCCTGGAGATACAGTTAAAGTTCACGCTAAAGTTGTTGAGGGAGAAAAAGAGAGAATTCAGATTTTTGAAGGAACTGTACTTAAGAGAGGTGGCGCTGGTATTAACGAAATGTTTACTGTACGTCGTATTTCTTATGGCGTTGCTGTTGAAAGAGTATTCCCTGTACATTCACCGCGTATTGATAAAGTAGATGTTGTCCGTCGCGGACGTGTTAGAAGAGCTAGACTAAACTACTTAAAAGATAGAGTAGGTAAAGCCGCAAGAATTAAAGATAAAAAATAA
- the lepB gene encoding signal peptidase I: MHSNDTDTAIYEEKEGGKSFLSTLITLLQIIAIALIINAAIKAFLLRPYTVISGSMEPTLMVNDKVFAEVVTGYFSKPQRDDIVVFVFPGKDPNKPIIRQTTGDYLGTIFNSFIQFKWPDNGEVEYVKRVIGTPGDVIDIRNGKVYVNGSQLDESSYIPSNVRTESLGSINFPYTVPDKSYFVLGDNRENSFDSRYWGPVPEKNIIGKPVMLYFPFDHFRFFKG; this comes from the coding sequence ATGCACAGTAACGATACAGATACAGCAATATATGAAGAAAAAGAAGGGGGAAAATCCTTTCTTAGCACTTTAATTACGCTACTTCAAATTATTGCTATTGCACTTATTATTAATGCAGCTATAAAAGCATTTCTTTTGCGACCTTATACAGTTATTTCAGGTTCTATGGAACCAACACTAATGGTTAATGATAAAGTCTTTGCTGAGGTAGTAACTGGTTATTTTTCAAAGCCTCAGAGAGATGACATTGTTGTTTTTGTGTTTCCAGGAAAAGATCCTAACAAGCCAATAATCAGACAGACAACTGGTGATTATTTAGGAACTATTTTTAATAGTTTTATACAGTTTAAATGGCCTGATAATGGAGAAGTTGAATATGTTAAAAGGGTTATTGGTACCCCTGGCGATGTGATAGATATAAGAAATGGTAAAGTGTATGTAAACGGTAGCCAATTAGATGAATCATCTTACATTCCAAGTAATGTAAGAACAGAATCACTTGGCTCTATTAATTTCCCATATACAGTTCCTGACAAATCTTATTTTGTCTTAGGAGATAATAGAGAGAACAGTTTTGATTCTCGTTATTGGGGTCCTGTACCTGAAAAAAATATAATAGGTAAACCAGTTATGCTTTATTTTCCTTTTGATCATTTCAGATTTTTTAAAGGATGA
- the ylqF gene encoding ribosome biogenesis GTPase YlqF, which yields MLKVQWYPGHMTKAKRKLEEQIKTIDVVIELRDARIPKSSDNPEIKKIIGNKGHIIVLNKMDLSSNEATAKWLNYFEKKNIKALAIKGTDKKGVKKILPILDNMVNTIFSKRQNRGLLNRPLRCMVVGVSNVGKSSFINSLASKKMARTGNKPGVTKGNQWITVTDKVQLLDTPGILWPKFEHNSGFYLAVTGAVSDLVYDTVEATLLLIDMLGERRLLKGKYDFYNGNSHTFLKAFSKKRGLLNTGGIVDINKGAILFMKDYREGKIGHFPLEMPPGN from the coding sequence ATGTTAAAGGTTCAATGGTATCCTGGCCATATGACTAAGGCAAAAAGAAAATTAGAAGAGCAAATAAAAACAATTGATGTAGTAATTGAGCTTCGCGATGCGAGGATACCTAAAAGTTCAGATAATCCTGAGATTAAAAAAATCATAGGAAATAAAGGACATATCATTGTTTTAAATAAAATGGATTTAAGTAGTAATGAAGCCACTGCAAAGTGGCTCAATTACTTTGAAAAAAAGAATATTAAAGCTTTAGCAATAAAAGGTACTGATAAAAAAGGCGTTAAGAAAATATTGCCAATACTGGATAATATGGTCAATACTATTTTTTCTAAGAGGCAAAATAGAGGTCTTTTAAATAGACCTTTACGCTGTATGGTAGTAGGGGTTTCAAATGTTGGAAAATCATCTTTTATCAATTCCTTAGCCAGCAAAAAAATGGCTCGTACAGGTAATAAACCAGGGGTTACAAAAGGTAATCAATGGATTACAGTTACGGATAAAGTACAACTTCTTGATACCCCAGGTATTCTTTGGCCTAAGTTCGAACATAACTCAGGCTTTTATCTAGCTGTTACTGGGGCAGTATCTGATTTAGTTTATGATACGGTGGAGGCAACACTTTTATTAATTGATATGTTGGGAGAGCGAAGGCTTCTAAAAGGTAAATATGATTTTTATAATGGGAATTCTCACACTTTTTTAAAAGCATTTAGTAAAAAAAGAGGTTTATTAAATACAGGCGGTATTGTTGACATTAATAAAGGCGCTATTTTATTTATGAAAGACTATAGAGAAGGTAAAATTGGCCATTTTCCATTGGAAATGCCTCCAGGTAATTAA
- a CDS encoding ribonuclease HII, translating to MNQLIKNFLKEEKERKRLYDFHKQERELKDDYPILVGVDEAGRGPLAGPVYAACVCLPTGIFINGLNDSKKMSEEKRNLIATEIKEQALFYTYGYSSVKEIDNLNILNATMLAMSRAMAKCPVVPDYCLVDGNLLPEAMNCNGKAVVKGDLLMPSIAAASILAKTKRDEIMTFIHKTVPEYAFDKHKGYGTKAHYEALEAYGQSLFHRETFLKRFKQK from the coding sequence ATGAACCAATTGATTAAAAATTTTTTAAAAGAGGAAAAAGAGAGAAAACGTCTTTATGACTTTCATAAACAGGAGAGAGAATTAAAAGATGATTATCCAATTCTAGTAGGCGTTGATGAAGCCGGCAGAGGTCCTTTAGCAGGACCTGTATATGCGGCTTGTGTCTGTTTACCTACTGGTATTTTTATTAATGGATTAAATGACTCTAAAAAAATGAGTGAAGAAAAAAGAAATCTTATTGCCACTGAAATAAAAGAGCAAGCTCTTTTTTATACTTATGGCTATAGTAGTGTTAAAGAAATTGATAATCTTAATATTTTAAATGCAACTATGTTAGCTATGTCTAGAGCTATGGCAAAATGTCCTGTTGTTCCTGATTATTGCTTAGTAGATGGGAATCTATTACCAGAAGCTATGAATTGCAATGGAAAAGCAGTTGTTAAAGGCGATTTATTAATGCCTTCAATTGCTGCAGCTTCAATTCTAGCAAAAACTAAAAGAGATGAAATAATGACCTTTATTCACAAAACTGTACCAGAATACGCTTTTGATAAACATAAGGGATATGGAACTAAAGCTCACTATGAGGCTTTAGAAGCCTATGGACAATCACTTTTTCATAGAGAAACATTTTTAAAGAGGTTTAAACAAAAATGA
- a CDS encoding pseudouridine synthase, with protein MRLQKYLSTYGICSRRKGEELIAAGRVFIGRKKAVIGDKVDPDTDKVYVDRKLVIAERQKIYILLNKPRGYVTTTNDPEGRKTILDLIKKVPERVYPVGRLDYDTEGLLLLTNDGDLTFGLTHPKHQISKTYKARCKGTVDSVAIDSLRSGVILYDGYKTQKAEVYVIELNKENSLLEVTIYEGKNRQIRKMFESVGHPVTRLTRIKIGDMKVGDLKSGSYRFLKKTEVDKLKNFCKKARYK; from the coding sequence ATGAGATTACAAAAATATTTAAGCACATATGGAATCTGTTCGAGAAGAAAAGGTGAAGAGTTAATAGCCGCTGGTCGAGTTTTTATTGGCAGAAAAAAAGCTGTCATAGGAGATAAGGTGGATCCAGATACTGATAAGGTTTATGTAGATCGAAAATTGGTTATTGCTGAAAGGCAGAAAATTTATATTTTATTAAATAAACCAAGAGGCTATGTTACAACAACCAATGACCCTGAAGGTAGAAAAACAATTTTAGATTTAATCAAAAAAGTGCCTGAAAGAGTTTATCCAGTTGGTCGTTTAGATTATGATACTGAGGGATTACTACTTCTAACAAATGATGGAGATTTAACCTTTGGGTTAACCCACCCTAAACATCAAATTAGTAAAACTTACAAGGCGAGGTGCAAAGGGACTGTAGATTCAGTAGCTATCGATTCTTTGCGCTCCGGTGTAATTTTATATGATGGATATAAAACACAGAAAGCTGAAGTTTATGTTATAGAGCTCAATAAAGAAAATAGCCTTCTTGAAGTTACTATCTATGAAGGTAAAAATAGACAAATTAGAAAGATGTTTGAAAGTGTAGGTCATCCTGTAACCCGATTGACTAGAATAAAAATAGGAGATATGAAAGTTGGGGATTTAAAAAGTGGTTCCTATCGTTTTTTGAAAAAGACAGAAGTTGATAAACTTAAAAATTTCTGTAAAAAAGCCCGTTATAAATAG
- a CDS encoding NAD(P)/FAD-dependent oxidoreductase produces MIIVVGGGAAGLICALAAKRAGKEVIILEKNKKIGRKICITGKGRCNLTNIADKNNIMSAFSENKKFLMSALNSFSNQDLISFFENLGIETKVERGGRVFPVSDNALDIVDGFYKALEKEKIPLHTDTEAIELLIIDDQQKVFGIKTNKGDFKGAVVIATGGLSYPKTGSTGTGYRLAQSIGHKIISTFPSLVPLEVVERQRAKSLQGLSLKNVEASAFINKKKMASFFGEMVFTHYGLSGPIILSLSRLCVPALENKDLVEIKIDLKPALSSEQLDKSLLRLLDEHRQQNLNNLLEKRSLKKLIPILLELSNIDPYQKGYSVTKEQRKKLVSIFKEISFIINGHKGYEEAIVTRGGIDLKEINPKTMASKIIDNIYFCGEVLNIDGFTGGYNLQAAFSTGYVAGLYGEEV; encoded by the coding sequence ATGATCATAGTTGTCGGTGGCGGTGCAGCAGGCCTCATTTGTGCCTTAGCTGCAAAAAGAGCTGGAAAAGAAGTAATAATTTTAGAAAAAAATAAAAAAATCGGAAGAAAAATTTGCATTACCGGTAAAGGTCGTTGCAATTTAACTAATATTGCTGACAAGAATAATATTATGTCAGCTTTTTCTGAAAATAAAAAATTTTTAATGAGTGCCCTTAATTCATTTTCTAATCAAGATTTAATTTCTTTTTTCGAAAATTTAGGTATCGAAACAAAAGTAGAAAGAGGCGGCAGAGTTTTCCCGGTTTCTGATAATGCATTAGATATAGTGGATGGCTTTTACAAAGCATTAGAAAAGGAAAAAATACCGCTACATACTGATACTGAAGCAATTGAGTTGTTAATAATAGATGACCAACAGAAAGTCTTTGGGATTAAAACAAATAAGGGGGACTTTAAAGGCGCTGTAGTTATTGCTACTGGTGGCTTGTCATATCCTAAAACTGGCTCAACGGGTACAGGCTACAGGCTAGCTCAGTCAATTGGTCATAAAATTATTTCTACTTTTCCATCATTGGTTCCATTAGAAGTTGTTGAACGTCAAAGAGCTAAGAGTCTTCAAGGTCTTTCCCTAAAAAATGTTGAAGCTTCCGCCTTTATTAATAAAAAGAAAATGGCTTCTTTTTTTGGAGAAATGGTTTTTACTCATTATGGTCTTTCAGGTCCAATTATTTTAAGTCTCAGCCGATTATGTGTTCCTGCTCTTGAAAATAAAGATTTGGTAGAGATTAAAATAGATTTAAAACCTGCTTTATCTAGCGAGCAACTAGATAAAAGCCTTTTAAGGCTTCTTGATGAACACAGGCAACAGAATTTAAACAATCTACTGGAAAAAAGAAGTCTTAAAAAACTTATTCCTATTTTACTTGAGCTATCCAATATTGATCCCTATCAAAAAGGCTATTCTGTCACTAAAGAGCAACGTAAAAAATTAGTGAGTATTTTTAAGGAAATATCTTTTATTATTAATGGACATAAAGGGTATGAGGAAGCAATTGTAACAAGAGGCGGGATTGATTTAAAAGAAATCAATCCTAAAACAATGGCTTCTAAAATTATAGATAATATTTATTTTTGCGGCGAGGTTCTCAATATTGATGGTTTTACAGGAGGCTATAATTTACAGGCAGCATTTTCAACAGGCTATGTTGCTGGATTGTATGGAGAAGAGGTTTAA